A genome region from Macaca fascicularis isolate 582-1 chromosome 3, T2T-MFA8v1.1 includes the following:
- the HERPUD2 gene encoding homocysteine-responsive endoplasmic reticulum-resident ubiquitin-like domain member 2 protein isoform X4, which translates to MLWWQQMYAHQYYMQYQAAVSAQATSNVNPTQPTTSQPLNLAHVPGEEPPPAPNLVAQENRPMNENVQMNAQGGPVLNEEDFNRDWLDWMYTFSRAAILLSIVYFYSSFSRFIMVMGAMLLVYLHQAGWFPFRQEGGHQQAPNNNAEVNNDGQNANNLELEEMERLMDDGLEDESGEDAGEDASAVQRPGLMASAWSFITTFFTSLIPEGPPQVAN; encoded by the exons ATGCTGTGGTGGCAACAGATGTATGCTCATCAGTATTATATGCAGTA TCAAGCTGCAGTTTCAGCTCAGGCCACATCAAATGTCAACCCAACCCAGCCTACTACTTCACAGCCTCTAAATTTGGCACATGTTCCTGGAGAAGAACCCCCACCAGCTCCAAACCTAGTGGCCCAAGAAAATCGACCCATGAATGAGAATGTTCAAATGAATGCACAGGGAGGTCCAGTACTAAATGAAGAAGACTTCAATCGAGACTGGCTAGACTGGATGTACACGTTCTCACGAGCTGCGATTCTCCTTAGCATTGTATACTTCTATTCTTCTTTTAGTCGGTTTATCATGGTAATGGGAGCCATGCTGCTGGTTTATTT ACACCAAGCTGGATGGTTTCCATTTAGGCAAGAAGGAGGTCATCAACAGGCTCCCAACAATAATGCTGAAGTTAACAATGATGGGCAAAATGCAAACAACTTGGAACTTGAAGAAATG GAGCGTCTTATGGATGATGGGCTTGAAGATGAGAGTGGAGAAGATGCAGGTGAAGATGCCAGTGCAGTTCAAAGGCCTGGATTAATGGCTTCAGCTTGGTCTTTCATCACCACCTTCTTTACTTCACTAATACCAGAGGGGCCTCCCCAGGTTGCCAATTGA